One stretch of Pseudobdellovibrionaceae bacterium DNA includes these proteins:
- a CDS encoding OmpA family protein: MRRKSKAHEEHENHERWLVSYADFITLLFAFFVVLYATSSQNVEKEKKFEESIRENLKLPASGAPGGGGGGPGGGAPTLAQQAGLETPRASADSQERLASNAEYQEKLEKEIGGKFTDAEKQTVTSLRHDLFGVRMSLAASMLFPTGSAKIRREALPVLDKIAQLMKGNQFKMLVEGHTDDQAIPAGGQFDSNWELGSARATQVVRYLAKVHSIPESRLAAVSYADQRPLAPNKDEESRAKNRRIEILFVTGDSPFDEF; the protein is encoded by the coding sequence ATGAGAAGAAAAAGTAAGGCCCACGAAGAACACGAAAATCATGAACGCTGGTTGGTGAGCTATGCCGACTTCATCACGCTATTGTTCGCGTTCTTCGTCGTGCTTTACGCCACCTCCTCACAGAACGTCGAAAAAGAGAAAAAATTCGAAGAGTCGATCCGCGAAAATCTGAAGCTTCCGGCGAGCGGCGCTCCCGGTGGCGGGGGGGGCGGACCTGGCGGTGGCGCGCCGACCTTGGCGCAGCAAGCCGGTTTGGAAACGCCGCGGGCATCCGCCGATAGCCAAGAGCGCTTGGCTTCGAACGCCGAATATCAAGAGAAGTTGGAAAAAGAGATCGGCGGAAAATTCACGGACGCTGAAAAGCAGACCGTCACGAGTTTACGTCATGACCTCTTCGGCGTGCGCATGTCGCTGGCGGCATCGATGCTGTTTCCCACGGGTTCCGCGAAGATCCGTCGCGAGGCTTTGCCGGTTCTGGATAAGATCGCGCAACTCATGAAGGGGAATCAGTTCAAGATGCTCGTGGAAGGGCATACCGACGACCAGGCCATTCCCGCGGGCGGACAGTTTGACTCCAACTGGGAGCTGGGCAGTGCGCGGGCGACCCAGGTTGTACGTTACCTGGCCAAGGTTCATTCGATTCCCGAGTCGCGCCTGGCGGCGGTCTCTTACGCCGATCAGCGTCCGCTGGCCCCGAATAAGGATGAAGAGAGCCGTGCGAAGAACCGGCGGATTGAAATCCTTTTCGTCACGGGTGATAGCCCTTTCGACGAATTTTAG
- a CDS encoding peptidylprolyl isomerase → MIAVFETNKGTFKIKLFADKAPKTVENFVGLAEGTKEYKDPKSGKMTKGKYYDGLVFHRVIPNFMIQGGDILGNGTGGPGYTFGDEIVPELKHSKPGILSMANAGPGTNGSQFFVTVAATPWLDGKHTVFGEVTEGMDIVNAISMARTQPGDRPVEPIVINHLKIERK, encoded by the coding sequence ATGATCGCCGTTTTCGAAACCAACAAAGGCACTTTCAAAATTAAACTCTTCGCGGACAAAGCGCCGAAGACCGTCGAAAACTTCGTGGGCCTGGCGGAAGGCACCAAAGAATACAAAGATCCGAAGTCCGGAAAAATGACCAAGGGCAAATACTACGACGGGCTGGTTTTCCACCGCGTGATCCCGAACTTCATGATCCAAGGTGGCGACATCTTGGGTAACGGAACCGGCGGCCCCGGTTATACTTTCGGCGACGAAATCGTTCCCGAGCTGAAGCACAGCAAACCCGGAATCCTCTCCATGGCGAACGCGGGTCCCGGCACCAACGGTAGCCAGTTCTTCGTGACCGTGGCGGCGACGCCCTGGCTCGACGGCAAACACACCGTTTTCGGTGAAGTCACTGAAGGCATGGATATCGTGAACGCGATTTCGATGGCACGCACTCAACCCGGCGACCGCCCCGTTGAGCCCATCGTGATCAACCACCTGAAAATCGAGCGGAAGTAG
- the tolB gene encoding Tol-Pal system beta propeller repeat protein TolB, translating to MDDAPTAPTGGPAPVDGGSATSDASGSGIYIKIGEAQKKKSLLAMPAFNYVGNAAAAPNHQALGSEIFRVVNNDLSVSGYFQFMNESAFLEDPAKTAIRPKPIDANGFTFDSWRQIGAEFLIRASYSIAGDTLTLETYTYHVPKGQLVLGKRYRGGKDALRRIAHTFGNDLLQALTGTRGMFLSRITYGSDRGGGGFKEIYVSDWDGANIDRITNHKSIALSPAWSPDGKRVAYTAFVQRAKTKTRNADMFIYELQTGKRWLVSYRQGINSGANFLPDNKSMLLTLSQSGTPDIYRMNFDGELLGKITNGPRGAMNVEPAISPDGSKIAFSSDRAGNPMIYIMNADGSNPKRVTFAGKYNATPSWSPDGKRIAFAGWTSGNFDIFVMNADGTNMVRLTSARKPNGRPANNEDPSFSPDGRYVIYASNRTGRNQLYISNVEGTEERRITNDQFNYFKPKWSNNLE from the coding sequence GACTTCGGACGCTTCCGGCTCGGGCATCTACATCAAAATCGGCGAAGCGCAGAAGAAGAAAAGTCTGCTCGCCATGCCCGCATTCAACTACGTCGGCAACGCGGCCGCCGCGCCGAACCACCAGGCCCTCGGTTCTGAAATCTTCCGCGTCGTGAACAACGACCTGAGCGTCTCGGGCTATTTCCAGTTCATGAACGAAAGCGCCTTTCTGGAAGATCCCGCGAAGACCGCCATCCGTCCGAAACCGATCGACGCCAACGGTTTCACTTTCGATAGCTGGCGCCAAATCGGCGCGGAGTTTTTGATTCGCGCCTCGTATTCGATTGCGGGCGACACGCTCACGCTCGAGACTTACACGTACCACGTGCCGAAAGGCCAACTGGTCCTGGGCAAACGCTATCGCGGTGGCAAAGACGCCCTTCGCCGGATCGCGCACACCTTCGGCAACGATCTGCTGCAGGCGCTGACCGGAACTCGCGGCATGTTCCTGTCGCGCATCACCTACGGCAGCGATCGCGGCGGCGGCGGATTCAAAGAGATTTACGTTTCCGACTGGGACGGCGCGAACATCGACCGCATCACGAATCACAAATCCATCGCGCTCTCACCAGCGTGGTCACCCGACGGCAAGCGCGTGGCGTACACCGCCTTCGTTCAGCGGGCGAAAACCAAAACCCGCAACGCCGACATGTTCATCTACGAACTCCAGACCGGAAAACGCTGGCTGGTGAGTTACCGCCAAGGGATCAACTCGGGCGCGAACTTCCTGCCCGACAACAAGTCCATGCTTTTGACCCTCTCGCAGTCGGGAACACCGGATATTTACCGGATGAACTTCGACGGTGAGCTCTTGGGTAAAATCACGAACGGCCCGCGCGGCGCGATGAACGTCGAGCCCGCCATCAGCCCCGACGGCTCGAAGATCGCGTTTTCGAGTGATCGCGCGGGCAATCCCATGATCTACATCATGAATGCCGACGGTTCGAACCCGAAACGGGTCACCTTCGCCGGAAAGTACAATGCGACCCCTTCGTGGTCGCCGGATGGAAAACGGATCGCCTTCGCGGGTTGGACCTCGGGGAACTTTGACATCTTCGTCATGAATGCCGACGGCACGAATATGGTTCGCCTGACCTCGGCGAGGAAACCGAACGGGCGCCCCGCGAACAACGAGGATCCTTCGTTCTCACCCGACGGACGCTATGTGATCTACGCCTCGAATCGTACGGGACGTAACCAACTTTACATCTCGAACGTGGAAGGCACTGAAGAGCGCCGGATCACCAACGATCAGTTCAACTACTTCAAACCCAAGTGGTCGAATAACCTTGAATAG